In Clupea harengus chromosome 13, Ch_v2.0.2, whole genome shotgun sequence, one DNA window encodes the following:
- the LOC105912456 gene encoding solute carrier family 22 member 7-like, whose protein sequence is MKFEDLLSDIDGFGRFQKMILCLSFLGRFTLPCHFLMNNFIAGNPPHHCDISGLETGSIFGNLTQEQRLTVSIPARADGTRSSCLMFPEPQYHLLLNSSNSTEPPAEPCQNGWVYDNSTFKSTLASEWDLVCEKKGLNKATATIFFVGVMFGAVTFGSLSDRYGRKIMLLVSYVSGMGFALISVFSTSYVMFAVLRFLTGFSITGIVIISSVLIVEWVDIESRKLVGVIDSLSWTFGNMALSLLAFFIRDWRWLVVAVTSPVALAIISWRWIPESARWLIANGRLDEAHHYLRKCIKMNHRQGMASSIKPENLANIVVANRGSKKYSYLDLIRTPKMRKLALFTGLTWYGVASTYYGISFNIAGFGVNIYLTQFIYAAVEFPAKVAVYYFLDKIGRRKTETGALFLAGLCLAITVVIPRDQRLLRTVVAVFGKGFSSASFATLVLYSSELYPTVIRQNGMGYNSCMGRVGVAVAPLILLLDDVWEGLPQVILCCIAVGVSLVTSRLPETRGRCLPETIEDIEGTRAPQVESPILPQENAEKEIGG, encoded by the exons ATGAAGTTCGAAGACCTTCTGTCAGACATTGATGGCTTTGGAAGGTTCCAGAAGATGATCCTTTGCCTCAGCTTCTTGGGGCGTTTTACCTTACCGTGCCACTTCCTGATGAACAACTTCATCGCGGGCAACCCGCCCCATCACTGTGACATCAGTGGCCTAGAAACTGGGAGCATCTTTGGGAATTTGACGCAGGAGCAGAGATTGACTGTCAGTATCCCAGCACGTGCAGATGGGACTCGGTCTTCCTGCCTCATGTTCCCAGAGCCCCAGTACCATCTGCTCCTCAACTCCTCCAACAGCACTGAGCCTCCTGCAGAGCCGTGTCAGAATGGATGGGTGTATGACAACAGCACCTTCAAAAGCACACTGGCCTCGGag TGGGATTTGGTGTGTGAGAAGAAAGGGCTGAACAAAGCCACAGCCACCATCTTCTTTGTAGGGGTCATGTTTGGAGCCGTGACCTTTGGTAGCCTGAGTGACAG GTATGGACGCAAGATAATGCTGCTGGTGTCGTACGTGTCTGGAATGGGCTTTGCGTTGATCAGTGTCTTCTCCACCTCCTACGTCATGTTTGCTGTGCTGAGGTTCCTCACTGGCTTCAGCATTACGGGCATCGTCATCATCAGCTCAGTGCTCA TTGTGGAATGGGTGGATATTGAGAGCAGGAAGTTGGTGGGGGTGATTGACAGCTTGTCATGGACATTTGGAAATATGGCATTGTCCCTGCTTGCATTCTTCATCAGAGACTGGAGGTGGTTGGTCGTGGCAGTCACATCACCGGTAGCCTTAGCCATAATATCCTGGAG ATGGATTCCAGAATCAGCTAGGTGGCTAATAGCAAATGGGCGGCTAGATGAAGCTCATCACTACTTAAGGAAGTGCATTAAGATGAACCACCGGCAGGGAATGGCCTCCTCCATCAAGCCAGag aATCTGGCTAATATTGTGGTGGCAAATCGAGGGAGCAAGAAATACTCCTATCTAGATCTGATAAGAACCCCCAAGATGAGAAAATTGGCACTCTTTACTGGTCTCACCTG GTATGGTGTTGCCTCCACCTATTACGGCATCAGTTTTAACATTGCAGGGTTTGGGGTGAATATTTACCTCACACAGTTTATATATGCTGCTGTTGAGTTCCCAGCTAAAGTGGCTGTTTACTACTTTCTGGACAAGATTGGTCGGCGTAAGACAGAGACCGGTGCTCTCTTCCTGGCTGGATTATGTCTTGCTATCACTGTAGTCATCCCAAGAG ACCAGCGGCTGCTCAGAACAGTGGTAGCGGTGTTTGGCAAGGGGTTTTCTTCAGCTTCCTTTGCCACACTGGTTCTATACAGCTCTGAGCTCTACCCAACCGTGATCAG GCAGAACGGCATGGGCTATAACTCCTGCATGGGCCGTGTGGGCGTGGCGGTGGCTCCTCTGATTCTACTGTTGGATGACGTATGGGAGGGCCTTCCACAGGTCATCCTGTGCTGCATTGCTGTGGGGGTTAGTTTGGTGACTAGTCGACTGCCTGAAACACGTGGCCGCTGCCTGCCAGAGACCATTGAAGACATTGAGGGAACAAG